Proteins from a single region of Candidatus Delongbacteria bacterium:
- a CDS encoding ATP-binding protein, with product MNPARPPLLIRQLLRGAVLAALAGLLLLAAQGYLALDGLRRAAQLQGVGLGTVLGPLQWRLGLGAGLALVVILAPAVWFSLRLGRQLAALRGEADRLAAGGLDPRPLSTHLPRELDLLQDSIQRLARGLSRQVQAEEDRRGELDALLAGLRDGVLALDRGGRVQACNPAARRLLGLDGHPVGGRLADLGAPPELLTLLEAPWQEAVHELQLGQGPVRELRVHSLPLPGAPGPGGERLLVVLTDQSTVNQVERLRREFVANVSHELKTPVTSIRGYTEMLRDGGQDEATTARFLEVIERQARRLDAIIDDLLSLSRLERQKAPDPALQEEVALPTLLAEVLEDHELLAREARVRLSLELEPGTPARLLCQRPLLERALVNLLSNAIRYGRPESVVRLRALPEPGTGPLRVRLEVIDQGQGIAPEHLPRLFERFYVVDKARSRSLGGTGLGLAIVKHAAAVLGGEVGVQSEPGLGSTFWLSLPLGGSE from the coding sequence ATGAACCCGGCGCGCCCGCCCCTGCTCATCCGGCAGCTCCTGCGGGGCGCCGTGCTGGCGGCCCTGGCCGGCCTGCTGCTGCTGGCGGCCCAGGGCTACCTGGCCCTGGACGGTCTGCGGCGCGCGGCCCAGTTGCAGGGCGTCGGGCTGGGGACGGTCCTGGGGCCCCTGCAGTGGCGGCTGGGCCTGGGCGCTGGCCTGGCCCTGGTGGTGATCCTTGCGCCGGCCGTCTGGTTCAGCCTGCGGCTGGGACGGCAGCTGGCCGCCCTGCGCGGCGAGGCGGACCGGCTGGCGGCGGGCGGGCTGGATCCCCGCCCGCTGTCGACGCACCTGCCCCGGGAACTGGATCTGTTGCAGGACTCCATCCAGCGGCTGGCCCGCGGGCTCTCGCGCCAGGTCCAGGCCGAGGAGGATCGGCGCGGGGAGCTGGACGCCCTGCTGGCCGGGCTGCGCGACGGCGTGCTGGCCCTGGACCGCGGCGGCCGCGTGCAGGCCTGCAATCCGGCGGCCCGGCGCCTGTTGGGCCTGGACGGCCATCCGGTGGGGGGGCGGCTGGCGGATCTGGGGGCGCCCCCCGAGTTGCTGACGCTGCTGGAGGCGCCCTGGCAGGAGGCGGTGCACGAACTCCAGCTGGGCCAGGGCCCCGTCCGCGAACTGCGCGTCCACAGCCTGCCCCTGCCCGGCGCGCCCGGCCCGGGCGGCGAGCGCCTGCTGGTGGTGCTCACCGACCAGAGCACGGTGAATCAGGTGGAGCGCCTGCGGCGCGAGTTCGTGGCCAACGTTTCCCACGAACTGAAGACGCCGGTGACCTCCATCCGCGGCTACACGGAGATGCTGCGCGACGGCGGCCAGGACGAGGCCACCACCGCGCGCTTCCTGGAAGTGATCGAGCGCCAGGCCCGCCGGCTGGACGCGATCATCGACGACCTGCTCAGCCTGTCCCGGCTGGAGCGGCAGAAAGCGCCCGACCCGGCCCTGCAAGAGGAGGTGGCGCTGCCGACGCTGCTGGCGGAGGTGCTGGAGGACCACGAGCTGCTGGCCCGGGAGGCCCGGGTGCGGCTCAGCCTGGAACTGGAGCCGGGCACGCCCGCCCGTCTGCTCTGCCAGCGGCCCCTGCTGGAGCGCGCCCTGGTCAACCTGCTCAGCAACGCCATCCGCTACGGACGCCCGGAGAGCGTGGTGCGCCTGAGGGCCCTGCCCGAGCCGGGAACCGGTCCGCTCCGGGTGCGGCTGGAGGTGATCGATCAGGGCCAGGGCATCGCGCCCGAGCACCTGCCGCGGCTCTTCGAACGCTTCTACGTGGTGGACAAGGCGCGCTCGCGCTCGCTGGGCGGCACGGGGCTGGGGCTGGCCATCGTCAAGCACGCAGCGGCCGTCCTGGGAGGCGAGGTGGGCGTCCAGAGCGAACCCGGCCTGGGCAGCACTTTCTGGCTCAGCCTGCCGCTGGGTGGGTCAGAGTAG
- a CDS encoding type II 3-dehydroquinate dehydratase — protein MRLDVINGPNLNGLGRREPEIYGTQGLDELERRLRAAFPAVEWSFFQSNHEGALVDRLQWAEGHVDGVILNPAGLSHTSVVLLDALLALSIPVVEVHVSQVLAREEFRRTLLTARGAQALICGLGLAGYEAAARHLLNPEAGA, from the coding sequence ATGAGGCTGGACGTGATCAACGGCCCCAACCTGAACGGACTGGGGCGGCGCGAGCCGGAGATCTACGGCACCCAGGGACTGGACGAGCTGGAGCGGCGCCTGCGCGCGGCGTTCCCCGCCGTGGAGTGGAGTTTCTTCCAGAGCAACCACGAGGGGGCCCTGGTGGACCGCCTGCAGTGGGCAGAGGGTCACGTGGACGGCGTGATCCTCAACCCGGCGGGGCTCTCCCACACCAGCGTCGTGCTGCTGGACGCCCTGCTGGCCCTCAGCATCCCGGTGGTGGAGGTGCACGTGAGCCAGGTGCTGGCGCGCGAGGAATTCCGCCGCACCCTGCTGACGGCCCGCGGCGCGCAGGCCCTGATCTGCGGCCTGGGGCTGGCCGGCTACGAGGCGGCGGCGCGGCACTTGCTGAACCCGGAGGCCGGAGCATGA
- a CDS encoding TIGR03960 family B12-binding radical SAM protein, with product MPATTHPYAALLEHVEKPARYLGGEVFSVVKDWSDPQLACTFALCFPDLYDIGMSHLGTKILYKVVNQAADLLMERCFCPWFDLEAGLRAAGLPLISLETRRPLRDFQVVGFSLQYEMTFTNVLTMLELGGIALRSAERPEDAPLVIAGGPTATHPEAIAPFIDAFVIGDGEEALPRVLRLVGRLRREGRPRREILVELARSGGVYVPALYGTRICERSGLEVVDQPLEPGVPARVTRNFVPDLDAYPFPDDSPVAVTEAIFDRMSVEIARGCTEGCRFCQAGMIYRPVRERRPQDVIETVTRAVAKGGYEEASLTSLSTADYSAISPLIRGVMERLRPEKVGLGISSLRAYGLSEELLDEIASVKATGLTFAPEAGTQRLRDVINKNISDEDIEATCRRVFARGWSKMKLYFILGLPTETDEDLNGIAAMGARAMGLGRAHHRNVTVTVSVSSHVPKPHTPFQWCAMDSLAEIERKQERLRLASRRHGFRFRRHDLRMSHLEAIVGRGDRRVADLIEDAWRRGARFDSWDDRLDWESWQLALEAWESRTGLERRLFTDTLPVDAALPWDHIDVGLKEGFLAGEYRRALQDRLSPPCGKPAGMQVHHTNLQEAREDTRKLVCWHCGVACDLSRMRDERLEHLEGLGAREPVRRTGPNERDLALERLAAGRAPHEQQQGERPWRLRLRFTRLAEGRLLSQLDLVRLLPQILRRAGLRAWFSQGFSPHPVVSFAPAITMGAGSLGDYCEAALAREPDPDGLLESLRAASPAGWKPVALRLLEPAEPVLSRCLEAVDWDLQLPDADEDPALPDEPAALLEHYRAQLAGRLATGEPLLVTRKGRRVELDLSQRLLDWSLGLDEDPPGDLEPGRPRLALRLLSVEGAGLKPLELGQALFGRALPASLLLRRNGLQRLETGWTDVLPLPVHAGVTP from the coding sequence ATGCCCGCCACCACCCACCCCTACGCCGCCCTCCTGGAGCACGTGGAGAAACCCGCCCGCTATCTTGGAGGCGAGGTCTTCTCCGTGGTCAAGGACTGGAGCGACCCGCAGCTCGCCTGCACCTTCGCGCTCTGCTTCCCCGACCTCTACGATATCGGCATGAGCCACCTGGGCACCAAGATCCTCTACAAGGTGGTCAACCAGGCCGCCGACCTGCTGATGGAGCGCTGCTTCTGTCCCTGGTTCGACCTGGAGGCCGGGCTGCGCGCGGCGGGCCTGCCGCTGATCAGCCTGGAGACGCGCCGGCCGCTCCGCGACTTCCAGGTGGTGGGCTTCTCGCTGCAGTACGAGATGACCTTCACCAACGTGCTCACCATGCTCGAGCTGGGCGGGATCGCGCTGCGCTCCGCCGAGCGGCCCGAGGACGCTCCGCTGGTGATCGCCGGCGGTCCGACGGCCACGCACCCCGAGGCCATCGCCCCCTTCATCGATGCCTTCGTGATCGGCGACGGCGAGGAGGCCCTGCCGCGCGTGCTGCGCCTGGTGGGCCGCCTGCGCCGGGAGGGCCGGCCGCGGCGTGAGATCCTCGTGGAGCTGGCGCGCTCGGGCGGTGTCTACGTGCCCGCGCTTTACGGCACGCGGATCTGCGAGCGCTCGGGCCTGGAAGTGGTGGACCAGCCGCTGGAGCCGGGGGTGCCGGCGCGCGTGACCCGCAACTTCGTGCCGGACCTGGACGCCTATCCCTTCCCCGACGACTCGCCCGTGGCCGTGACCGAGGCGATCTTCGACCGCATGTCGGTGGAGATCGCCCGGGGCTGCACGGAGGGCTGCCGCTTCTGCCAGGCGGGGATGATCTACCGCCCGGTGCGCGAGCGCCGGCCCCAGGACGTGATCGAGACCGTGACCCGCGCCGTGGCCAAGGGCGGCTACGAGGAGGCCAGCCTGACCAGCCTCTCCACCGCGGACTACTCGGCCATCTCGCCCCTGATCCGCGGCGTGATGGAGCGCCTGCGTCCGGAAAAAGTCGGGCTGGGCATCTCCAGCCTGCGGGCCTACGGTCTCTCCGAGGAGCTGCTGGACGAGATCGCCAGCGTCAAGGCCACGGGCCTGACCTTCGCCCCGGAGGCCGGCACCCAGCGGCTGCGCGACGTGATCAACAAGAACATCTCCGACGAAGACATCGAGGCCACCTGCAGGCGGGTCTTCGCCCGGGGCTGGTCGAAGATGAAACTCTACTTCATCCTGGGGCTGCCCACGGAGACCGACGAGGACCTGAACGGGATCGCGGCCATGGGCGCGCGGGCCATGGGGCTGGGCCGGGCCCACCACCGCAACGTGACGGTGACAGTCAGCGTCAGCAGCCACGTGCCCAAGCCGCACACGCCCTTCCAGTGGTGCGCCATGGACAGCCTGGCCGAGATCGAGCGCAAGCAGGAGCGGCTGCGGCTGGCCTCGCGCCGCCACGGCTTCCGTTTCCGGCGCCACGACCTGCGCATGAGCCACCTGGAGGCCATCGTGGGTCGCGGCGACCGCCGGGTGGCCGACCTGATCGAGGACGCCTGGCGGCGGGGCGCGCGCTTCGACTCCTGGGACGACCGGCTGGACTGGGAGAGCTGGCAGCTGGCCCTGGAGGCCTGGGAGAGCCGCACGGGCCTTGAGCGCCGGCTGTTCACGGACACGCTGCCCGTGGACGCCGCCCTGCCCTGGGACCACATCGACGTGGGGTTGAAGGAGGGCTTCCTGGCCGGCGAGTACCGACGCGCCCTGCAGGACCGGCTCAGCCCGCCCTGTGGCAAGCCGGCGGGAATGCAGGTCCACCACACCAACCTGCAGGAGGCCCGGGAGGACACGCGCAAGCTGGTCTGCTGGCACTGCGGCGTGGCCTGCGACCTGAGCCGGATGCGCGACGAACGCCTGGAACACCTGGAGGGCCTGGGAGCCCGGGAGCCCGTGCGGCGCACGGGACCCAACGAGCGCGACCTGGCCCTGGAACGGCTGGCCGCGGGCCGGGCGCCCCACGAACAGCAGCAGGGCGAGCGTCCCTGGCGCCTGCGCCTGCGTTTCACGCGGCTGGCGGAAGGCCGCCTGCTCAGCCAGCTGGATCTGGTGCGCCTCTTGCCGCAGATCCTGCGCCGGGCGGGGCTCCGGGCCTGGTTCAGCCAGGGCTTCAGCCCGCATCCGGTAGTCTCCTTTGCGCCGGCCATCACCATGGGCGCGGGTTCGCTGGGCGACTACTGCGAGGCCGCGCTGGCCCGGGAACCGGATCCCGACGGCCTGCTCGAGAGCTTGCGCGCCGCCTCACCGGCCGGCTGGAAGCCCGTGGCCCTGCGCCTGCTGGAGCCCGCTGAACCCGTCCTCTCGCGCTGTCTGGAGGCCGTGGACTGGGACCTGCAGCTGCCCGACGCGGACGAGGACCCCGCGCTGCCGGATGAGCCCGCCGCGCTGCTGGAACACTACCGGGCGCAACTGGCCGGTCGACTGGCCACGGGCGAACCCCTGCTCGTGACCCGCAAGGGGCGGCGCGTGGAGCTGGACCTGAGCCAGCGCCTGCTGGACTGGTCGCTGGGTCTGGACGAGGACCCGCCCGGCGATCTGGAACCCGGCCGGCCGCGATTGGCCCTGCGCCTGCTCAGCGTGGAGGGCGCAGGTCTGAAGCCGCTGGAGCTGGGCCAGGCCCTGTTCGGCCGTGCCCTGCCGGCCTCCCTGCTGCTGCGCCGGAACGGCCTGCAGCGGCTGGAGACAGGCTGGACGGACGTGCTGCCCCTGCCGGTCCACGCAGGCGTGACCCCATGA
- a CDS encoding AAA family ATPase, which translates to MQLSPALLDWFARAAAAAAAHNRQDFGIPELLIAALEDPARLSEVWEGLLQGEEHREALLRHFHQASSAVAAQEAARDAAPPAEDFPAEVLEAVDELALPPDEAVLSVLASWQQEKGEDELDADPLLQLVLFNWNHLYPMPLEKLGIELQRKGEGAADFLRAFFAPEQDLNRRYGQDPMQGLLPYPDYCRAAMEVLVRRYRQNLLIYGLPGVGKSMVLRRLVEETAAGRVPRIFAGKRFFEFNRELFLKDLQSQTDLQARFDVLRLHLEQHPEIILVLDGIQHWFANATTVMQDFLQRLLGLLRYKKLHFVLLADVEFFNRVFKSNPVFEEWLSPLYIKPLTRSDVLLILEQIKDKFEEQYGVSLDRAQLERVVEMAEAHVRTSQFPKKALILLDVALSIQALDDGPEPLAWESALRLALGRITGQESADFPDLQERLTRLEELLRERIIGQESAILEVCRTIRFTKSDLDLNPDRPDGVFLFAGPAGVGKKYFAGELSRILYNREPFVVDLSDYQEAESLQLITGRVSQGEGGYPAPSVLERLRVEPRRVLLLKNLEFAAGEVLHYFLKGFEEGFLRDAGGQQMPVGETTVVLVSDILGFEPHGSMGFSSPEDRRLDEAALRDYFTPDLLRGVDKLVVFQPLAESDLQRILNERIVPAFQSKVARLGHDLTVSPDVSRWVARLGTRLELSGQNVDRKFEELVAERVNEAILASSGKALRIQVSLLDDKLELVSTPLAE; encoded by the coding sequence ATGCAACTCTCCCCCGCACTGCTCGACTGGTTTGCCCGCGCCGCGGCCGCCGCCGCCGCCCACAATCGGCAGGATTTCGGCATCCCCGAACTGCTCATCGCCGCGCTGGAGGATCCCGCCCGGCTCTCGGAGGTCTGGGAGGGCCTGCTGCAGGGCGAGGAACATCGCGAGGCCCTGCTGCGCCACTTCCACCAGGCCTCCAGCGCCGTGGCGGCCCAGGAGGCGGCCCGGGACGCCGCGCCGCCGGCCGAGGACTTCCCCGCCGAAGTCCTGGAGGCCGTGGACGAGCTGGCCTTGCCGCCGGACGAGGCCGTCCTGAGCGTGCTGGCCAGCTGGCAGCAGGAGAAAGGCGAGGACGAGCTGGACGCCGACCCCCTGCTGCAGCTCGTGCTCTTCAACTGGAACCACCTCTATCCCATGCCGCTGGAGAAGCTGGGCATCGAGCTGCAGCGCAAGGGCGAGGGTGCGGCGGACTTCCTGCGCGCCTTCTTCGCCCCGGAGCAGGACTTGAACCGGCGCTACGGCCAGGATCCCATGCAGGGCCTCCTGCCCTATCCCGACTATTGCCGGGCGGCCATGGAGGTGCTGGTGCGCCGCTACCGCCAGAACCTGCTGATCTACGGCCTGCCGGGCGTGGGCAAGAGCATGGTCCTGCGGCGCCTGGTGGAGGAGACCGCCGCCGGCCGCGTGCCGCGCATCTTCGCGGGCAAGCGCTTCTTCGAGTTCAACCGCGAACTGTTCCTGAAGGACCTCCAGAGCCAGACCGACCTCCAGGCCCGCTTCGACGTGCTCCGCCTGCACCTGGAGCAGCACCCCGAGATCATCCTGGTGCTCGACGGCATCCAGCACTGGTTCGCCAACGCCACCACCGTGATGCAGGACTTCCTCCAGCGCCTGCTGGGCCTCTTGCGCTACAAGAAGCTCCACTTCGTGCTGCTGGCCGACGTGGAGTTCTTCAACCGCGTCTTCAAGTCCAACCCCGTCTTCGAGGAGTGGCTCTCGCCGCTCTACATCAAGCCCCTGACCCGCTCCGACGTCCTGTTGATCCTCGAGCAGATCAAGGACAAGTTCGAGGAGCAGTACGGGGTCAGCCTGGACCGCGCCCAGCTGGAGCGCGTGGTGGAGATGGCCGAGGCTCACGTGCGCACCAGCCAGTTCCCCAAGAAGGCGCTGATCCTGCTGGACGTGGCCCTCTCCATCCAGGCCCTGGACGACGGGCCCGAGCCGCTGGCCTGGGAGAGCGCGCTGCGTCTGGCCCTGGGGCGGATCACGGGCCAGGAATCGGCCGACTTCCCCGACCTGCAGGAGCGCCTGACCCGGCTGGAGGAGCTGCTGCGGGAGCGGATCATCGGCCAGGAGTCGGCCATCCTCGAGGTCTGCCGGACCATCCGCTTCACCAAGAGCGACCTGGACCTGAACCCCGACCGGCCGGACGGCGTGTTCCTGTTCGCCGGGCCGGCGGGCGTGGGCAAGAAGTACTTCGCGGGCGAACTCTCGCGCATCCTCTACAACCGCGAGCCCTTCGTGGTGGACTTGAGCGACTACCAAGAGGCGGAGAGCCTGCAGCTGATCACCGGCCGCGTCTCCCAGGGCGAAGGCGGGTATCCCGCGCCCAGCGTGCTGGAGCGGCTGCGCGTGGAGCCGCGCCGCGTGCTGCTCCTCAAGAACCTTGAGTTCGCCGCCGGCGAGGTCCTGCACTATTTCCTCAAGGGCTTCGAGGAGGGCTTCCTGCGCGACGCCGGCGGCCAGCAGATGCCCGTGGGCGAGACCACCGTCGTGCTGGTCTCGGATATCCTGGGTTTCGAGCCCCACGGGTCGATGGGCTTCTCCAGCCCGGAGGACCGCCGCCTGGACGAGGCCGCCCTGCGCGACTATTTCACGCCCGACCTCTTGCGCGGGGTGGACAAGCTGGTGGTCTTCCAGCCGCTGGCGGAGTCCGACCTCCAGCGCATCCTGAACGAGCGCATCGTGCCGGCCTTCCAGAGCAAGGTGGCGCGGCTGGGCCACGACCTGACGGTCTCGCCGGACGTCTCGCGCTGGGTGGCCCGGCTGGGCACGCGCCTGGAGCTGAGCGGGCAGAACGTGGATCGCAAGTTCGAGGAGCTGGTGGCCGAGCGGGTCAACGAAGCCATCCTGGCCTCCAGCGGCAAGGCCCTGCGGATCCAGGTCTCCCTGCTCGATGACAAGCTGGAATTGGTCAGCACGCCGCTGGCGGAGTGA
- the rpmB gene encoding 50S ribosomal protein L28: MSRVCQICGKGPMSGNNVSHANNHTKRRFLPNLQTVHAMVDGERRRMRVCTSCIQAGKITK; the protein is encoded by the coding sequence ATGAGCCGAGTCTGCCAGATTTGCGGCAAAGGCCCGATGAGCGGCAACAACGTGTCCCACGCCAACAATCACACCAAGCGCCGCTTCCTGCCCAACCTGCAGACCGTGCACGCCATGGTGGACGGCGAACGCCGCCGCATGCGCGTCTGCACGTCCTGCATCCAGGCCGGCAAGATCACGAAGTAA
- a CDS encoding LD-carboxypeptidase, with protein MNELRIRVVAPAGPVRPERLRAGAAVLEGLGCRVSWTPAVEACWGHLAGSDAARAADLQAALLDPDVDAIWAARGGFGGLRLLPLLDVERLAARPAPTRPPLIGYSDLTSLQNALAARLDWPVWHAPMIASELAEPLDALSAASLAGLLAALRRAESPPVLVARQDSAGNWSLLESEAGLAGSSARLRLEGAGCVQVLGFHADFVWRKGEAAGRLAGGNLSVLGSLYGSGWEPDLHGRLLLLEDHGEYPFRLDRHLTQLANAAAFSNSAALLLGSFARCEEPDPDKSTFTATELLRAAAARCPGPVLAGLPFGHQAPRLSLPFHGQATLHT; from the coding sequence ATGAACGAGCTGCGGATCCGCGTGGTGGCGCCGGCGGGACCCGTCCGGCCTGAGCGCCTGCGGGCGGGCGCGGCCGTGCTGGAGGGCCTGGGTTGCCGCGTGAGCTGGACACCCGCCGTGGAGGCCTGCTGGGGCCATCTGGCGGGCTCCGACGCGGCGCGGGCGGCGGATCTGCAGGCGGCCCTGCTGGATCCGGACGTGGACGCTATCTGGGCCGCCCGGGGCGGCTTCGGCGGACTGCGCCTGCTGCCCCTGCTGGACGTGGAGCGCCTGGCCGCGCGGCCGGCTCCCACACGCCCGCCACTCATCGGTTACAGTGACCTGACCAGCCTGCAGAACGCGCTGGCCGCCCGGCTGGACTGGCCCGTCTGGCACGCTCCGATGATCGCCAGCGAGCTGGCCGAGCCGCTGGATGCGCTCAGCGCCGCCTCACTGGCCGGCCTGCTGGCCGCGCTGCGGCGCGCCGAGTCCCCGCCCGTGCTGGTCGCGCGCCAGGACAGCGCCGGGAACTGGTCGTTGCTGGAGTCGGAGGCCGGGCTGGCCGGCAGCTCGGCCCGCCTGCGGCTGGAAGGCGCGGGATGCGTCCAGGTGCTGGGTTTCCACGCGGATTTCGTCTGGAGAAAGGGTGAGGCGGCGGGCCGGCTGGCGGGCGGCAACCTGAGCGTGCTGGGCAGCCTCTACGGCAGCGGCTGGGAACCGGACCTCCACGGGCGCCTGCTGCTGTTGGAGGACCATGGCGAGTATCCCTTCCGCCTGGACCGCCACCTGACTCAGCTGGCCAACGCCGCTGCGTTCTCGAACAGCGCGGCCCTGCTGCTGGGCTCCTTCGCGCGCTGCGAGGAGCCGGATCCGGACAAATCCACCTTCACGGCCACTGAACTTCTGCGCGCGGCCGCCGCCCGCTGCCCGGGTCCCGTGCTGGCGGGCCTGCCTTTCGGCCACCAAGCCCCGCGCCTCAGCCTGCCTTTCCATGGTCAGGCCACTCTTCACACCTGA
- a CDS encoding 3-dehydroquinate synthase family protein: MQLTFHSALGESRIWLGHQAGESIAAALAEFPGPRLLLTESRVARAQGRFQEQVMDRVDLQRLVLPEGEGAKNSANLLTVLGEMAELGLERGSPLLAWGGGMVGDLGGLAASLWKRGVPFCCVPTSLLAMVDAAVGGKTAINFGGQRNSVGSFWPARAIWIDLDSLATLRPEDWSSGYGELLKAAWLQDDGWARQLENQPADLLRADHPDLPAHVERALRFKLEIVEQDEREAGCRALLNLGHSFAHALEALRGEELKHGHAVLLGMLAAARTARLAGVADAAAADGMEERLRRVLLELGLLPAPALRELAVPEILARMAQDKKVSAGRLRLVLPVRPGAARLEIVERPLLERALTEWGGLLT, from the coding sequence ATGCAGTTGACCTTCCACAGCGCCCTCGGGGAGTCCCGGATCTGGCTGGGCCACCAGGCTGGCGAGTCCATCGCCGCGGCCCTGGCCGAGTTCCCCGGCCCGCGCCTGCTCCTGACGGAATCCCGCGTGGCCCGGGCCCAGGGGCGCTTCCAGGAGCAGGTCATGGACCGCGTGGACCTGCAGCGCCTGGTGCTGCCCGAGGGCGAGGGCGCCAAGAACAGCGCCAACCTGCTCACCGTGCTGGGGGAGATGGCCGAGCTGGGCCTGGAGCGCGGCTCGCCCCTCCTGGCCTGGGGCGGCGGGATGGTGGGCGACCTGGGCGGCCTGGCCGCCAGCCTCTGGAAGCGCGGCGTGCCCTTCTGCTGCGTGCCCACCAGCCTGCTGGCCATGGTGGATGCGGCCGTGGGCGGCAAGACGGCGATCAACTTCGGCGGGCAGCGCAACTCCGTCGGCAGCTTCTGGCCCGCCCGGGCGATCTGGATCGACCTGGACAGCCTGGCCACCCTGCGTCCGGAGGACTGGAGCAGCGGCTACGGCGAGCTGCTCAAGGCCGCCTGGCTCCAGGACGATGGCTGGGCGCGGCAGCTGGAGAACCAGCCGGCGGACCTGCTGCGGGCGGACCACCCGGACCTGCCCGCCCACGTGGAGCGGGCCCTGCGCTTCAAGCTGGAGATTGTCGAGCAGGACGAGCGCGAGGCCGGCTGCCGCGCGCTGCTCAACCTGGGCCACAGCTTCGCCCATGCGCTGGAGGCCCTGCGGGGCGAGGAACTCAAGCACGGCCACGCCGTGCTGCTGGGCATGCTGGCCGCGGCCCGCACGGCCCGGCTGGCCGGAGTGGCCGACGCCGCCGCGGCGGACGGGATGGAGGAGCGCCTGCGGCGCGTCCTGCTGGAGCTGGGTCTGTTGCCCGCGCCGGCCCTGCGCGAGCTGGCGGTGCCCGAGATCCTGGCCCGGATGGCCCAGGACAAGAAGGTGAGCGCGGGCCGCCTGCGGCTGGTGCTGCCCGTGCGGCCCGGCGCAGCCCGCCTGGAGATCGTGGAGCGGCCGCTGCTGGAGCGCGCGCTGACCGAATGGGGAGGCCTGCTCACATGA